A single genomic interval of Mesoplodon densirostris isolate mMesDen1 chromosome 8, mMesDen1 primary haplotype, whole genome shotgun sequence harbors:
- the ORMDL1 gene encoding ORM1-like protein 1 isoform X3 encodes MNVGVAHSEVNPNTRVMNSRGMWLTYALGVGLLHIVLLSIPFFSVPVAWTLTNVIHNLGMYVFLHAVKGTPFETPDQGKARLLTHWEQLDYGVQFTSSRKFFTISPMIL; translated from the exons ATGAATGTTGGAGTTGCCCACAGTGAGGTGAATCCAAATACCCGTGTAATGAACAGCCGGGGTATGTGGCTGACATATGCTTTGGGAGTTGGCTTGCTTCATATCGTTTTACTCAGTATTCCCTTCTTCAGTGTTCCTGTTGCTTGGACCTTAACAAATGTTATACATAATCTG GGGATGTATGTATTTTTGCATGCAGTAAAAGGAACACCATTTGAAACTCCTGACCAGGGTAAAGCGAGGCTCCTAACTCATTGGGAACAACTGGACTATGGAGTACAGTTTACATCTTCACGGAAGTTTTTCACAATTTCTCCAATGATTCTGTAA
- the ORMDL1 gene encoding ORM1-like protein 1 isoform X1: MNVGVAHSEVNPNTRVMNSRGMWLTYALGVGLLHIVLLSIPFFSVPVAWTLTNVIHNLGMYVFLHAVKGTPFETPDQGKARLLTHWEQLDYGVQFTSSRKFFTISPMILYFLASFYTKYDPTHFILNTASLLSVLIPKMPQLHGVRIFGINNTQASHCCGLSRCGAQAPDTQAQRPWLMGLAALRHVGSSRTGARTRVPCIGRRTLNHCATREAHSCVLLTCLILYFFF, translated from the exons ATGAATGTTGGAGTTGCCCACAGTGAGGTGAATCCAAATACCCGTGTAATGAACAGCCGGGGTATGTGGCTGACATATGCTTTGGGAGTTGGCTTGCTTCATATCGTTTTACTCAGTATTCCCTTCTTCAGTGTTCCTGTTGCTTGGACCTTAACAAATGTTATACATAATCTG GGGATGTATGTATTTTTGCATGCAGTAAAAGGAACACCATTTGAAACTCCTGACCAGGGTAAAGCGAGGCTCCTAACTCATTGGGAACAACTGGACTATGGAGTACAGTTTACATCTTCACGGAAGTTTTTCACAATTTCTCCAATGATTCT ATATTTTCTGGCAAGTTTCTATACGAAGTATGATCCAACTCACTTCATCTTAAACACAGCTTCTCTCCTGAGTGTGCTAATTCCCAAAATGCCACAGCTACATGGTGTTCGGATCTTTGGAATTAATAA tacacaggcctctcactgttgtggcctctcccgttgcggagcacaggctccagacacacaggctcagcggccatggctcatgggcctagctgctctgcggcatgtgggatcttcccggactggggcacgaacccgtgtcccctgcatcggcaggcggactctcaaccactgcgccaccagggaagcccactcctgTGTTCTTTTGACTTGCctcatcctttatttttttttttaa
- the ORMDL1 gene encoding ORM1-like protein 1 isoform X2: protein MNVGVAHSEVNPNTRVMNSRGMWLTYALGVGLLHIVLLSIPFFSVPVAWTLTNVIHNLGMYVFLHAVKGTPFETPDQGKARLLTHWEQLDYGVQFTSSRKFFTISPMILYFLASFYTKYDPTHFILNTASLLSVLIPKMPQLHGVRIFGINKY from the exons ATGAATGTTGGAGTTGCCCACAGTGAGGTGAATCCAAATACCCGTGTAATGAACAGCCGGGGTATGTGGCTGACATATGCTTTGGGAGTTGGCTTGCTTCATATCGTTTTACTCAGTATTCCCTTCTTCAGTGTTCCTGTTGCTTGGACCTTAACAAATGTTATACATAATCTG GGGATGTATGTATTTTTGCATGCAGTAAAAGGAACACCATTTGAAACTCCTGACCAGGGTAAAGCGAGGCTCCTAACTCATTGGGAACAACTGGACTATGGAGTACAGTTTACATCTTCACGGAAGTTTTTCACAATTTCTCCAATGATTCT ATATTTTCTGGCAAGTTTCTATACGAAGTATGATCCAACTCACTTCATCTTAAACACAGCTTCTCTCCTGAGTGTGCTAATTCCCAAAATGCCACAGCTACATGGTGTTCGGATCTTTGGAATTAATAAGTATTGA